CCCGGCAACTGTAACGCCTCGAACAGCTTGTTTGCGTTCTCCATTCTCATGAAGAAACCCGCTGGCTCCGAAGGAGAAGTCGCCACTGATGGCATTGGCACCCGAATGTACACCTTGGAGGCTGACCAGCTCGAGGTAGGTTCCTGATTTAAGGTCCTTCTCAGTTTGGCTTCCGGTACCGATACAAAGGTGGCTCGGTGACACCGAGAGTGCGCTCTTGGTTCCGCGGGCCGCATTTGCAGTATTAGCAGTACCAAAGAAGTTGGCCGTGGCACTGTTGTGGAGAAAAGTCGAAAGCTTACCAGCTTCAACGATAGGCGTTCGAACCGTTGCAAATCCTTCGCTGTCGAAAGCCTGCAGCGCAAAGCCGCCATCAACGGATGGGTCGTCGAAAAGCGAGAACTCAGAATGAGCGATGGTTTCGCCAATCTTTTCTCGAAGTGGATTCAGACCCTTCATTGCGGATTGCCCAGACCAACACATGCCAAAGGCAGAGAGTAAATCGTTGAGACAATCGGTGGTAAAGACCACTTCATAGGCTCCGGTAGAAACTGGGGTGCCGGTGAGTAAGTCCTTGGCCGTTTCATAGGCTTCATCGGTTACGCGCTGAGCACTTAATTCTTGAAATTGACGACCCACTTCATAGCCAAGGTGCATCGATTGCTGACCCTCTTGGTCCAGGAGAGCATAGGTGTAACAGCTTACTTGGCGCTCCTGGTGGGAACACGTATGACCTAAAGTGTTGGCCATAGAGATCTCGTAATTGATTTCGGAAAAGGCATTGTAGGGCGCTTTGGCGGGGATATCTCGTCCCTCAAGCCCACTCTCAAGTGCTAAAGTGAGTGCCACTTTTTCTTCTACGGTGGCCTCGTCCTCTAAGCAGGTTCTACTGGACCAATCTGCAATCTTTTGGTCGTTGGCACAGATCTTCTCATTCGGATCCTCTTTGGCATAACCCGCATTTTCAATGGCGGTTTGGACCATGGTCTCTAGGCTCGATGGCTCAACGGATTCGGAATAACTTGTGCCGACTTGGTCACCTTGCACAACTCGAATACCAACGCAGCGCGAAGAGGTCACTTTATACTCGGAAAGTTCTCCGCGGTCTGCCTTGAGACCAAGTTGCTCTTCTTGTGTCAGAATGACATCCGCATCGACATTCTTATCCTTAGCGATTTTTATAACAGAGTCTAAAATTTCACGATTGGTACTACTCATGACTGACCTCCAACGAGAATTTTGTCTACTTTCAAAGCGGGTTGGCCAACAGTGGTGGGAACTGCTCCACTCACTGAACCGCACATGCCGGCAGCGAGTTCTAAGTCGGACCCAACCATGCTGATTTCTTTCAATACCTTGGGCCCGGTGCTGATAAGCGTTGCCGATTTAAGTGGGCCAGCAATCTTACCATTCTTGATCAGATAGCCTTCTTGGACGTTGAAGTTAAACTCGCCGGTGCCGGGTTGAACGGAGCCGCCGCCCATTTTCTTGGCGTAGATTCCGTGCTCAACGCTTGCCAACATTTCGTCCAAGTTGGAGTCGCCTGCTTCGATGAAGGTGTTACGCATCCGTGAGGCCGGAGCGAATTTGTAGCTCTGCCGTCTTCCTGAACCCGTTGCTTCAAAGCCAGTTTTCATGGCTCCTACACGGTCGACCATAAATGACGTAAGCTTACCGTCTTTGATAAGCTGCGTGCGTTTGGTTGGCATGCCCTCGTCGTCAATATTGATAGAGCCCCAGGCATTTTCGAGCAGGCCGTCGTCTACGGCGCTGACCACGGGGTTTGCAATCATCTCACCCATCTTGTCATGAAAAACCGAGGCTTTCTTTTCGACGGATGTGGTTTCGAGTAGGTGGCCACAGGCCTCGTGGAAGATAACACCGCCAAAGCCGTTGCCAATCACTACTGGCATTTCGCCTGACGGACAATCGTCAGCATGTAATTTGATCAGTGCTTGCTTGGCGGCTTGTTGTGCCAGGTCTGCTGCATCGTGGCCGGTGTTAAACTCCCAGCCTTGTAATGCGCCAGGAGCAACATAACCAGAGGATTGAAGCCCTGAGTCTTCTGCTACTGCGGTGGCAGCAATCCGGCAGTAATGGCGAACATCTTGGGCATGAAGGCCGTCTGAGTTGAAAATCTCTACGGCTTGCTCACGTTGAAGAACACGACCGATAAATTGTTGAATGTGATTGTGCTCTGCTCGTGCGGAGACATCCATTCTTTTCAGGAAGTCCACTTTTGAGTCGATGTTTGAACTTGCAGAAAGTGGGTGTTGGACCGGGTGGCGGTCGGCAAGATTCTGCTTGGTAAACTGGGTGCTACGTTTCTCACCTTTATCGTCGAGCTGAGCTGCGATGAGAGAGATTACGCGGAGCAATTCTTCCTGAGCAGTGTGGTTCGTGTATCCGTAGAGCACGCTCCTACCCACGACCATTCTAATACCCACACCGAAGTCGATACCTGAATTTATTTTCTCGATTTTACTGGAAAGCAGTTCTACCTCGGTGATTTTTTGATTCTCAACAAAGAGATCCACAAAATCAGCACCGAGAAAAAGTCCACGGTCGATAACCGCTTGAGCTACGCTGGAATTCAACATCTTTATCTCCTCTAGACGTCCAGTCTGCTTTTATTTGAGCGGTTGTCAACGGCCATATGTGGTCAATTGAAGGGAGATGGAATATCTGTTCCTTGTAGCCGGTTATCAGGGGAACTGAGCCAAGGAACGGGAGTCAGTGATGAACAAGCAAATGGTATTCACAGCCTTCGGAGCAGCGGTTTGTCTGCTGGCCGTAGGGATGAGCTCGGCCCAGGCCGCCAAGGATGGTTTCTCGGAAAAAGGTGAACAAAAAGCCACATTTGCGGGTGGCTGTTTTTGGTGCATGGAGCCTCCATTCGAGAATATCGGCGGGGTCAAAAGCGTGATCTCTGGTTATACCGGCGGTCCGGAGGTGAACCCAACCTACCGAGAGGTGGCGGGTGGTAAGACCGGCCATACCGAGGCCGTTCAAATTACATACGACGCTAACCTGGTTAGTTTTGATAAGTTACTGGACATTTTTTGGCGCAGTATGGACCCCACGGATCCTCATGGGCAGTTTGCCGACCGCGGGACCCAGTACCGTCCAGGTATATTTTTTCACAACGAGGGCCAACAAGCGAAAGCTTTGGCATCCAAGGTAAGCCTAGAGAAATCAGGTGTTTTCTCGAAGCCTATCCGGGTGGAAATCACTGAATTCACGGTATTTTACCCAGCTGAAGAATACCACCAAGACTACTACCGAAAAAATGAATCTCACTACAAACGGTACCGCCGCGGGTCGGGGAGAGAGGGCTTCTTGAAACGGGTATGGAAAGACCAAAAGAAAAAGTCGATTCGGTATGTGAAGCCGGATGTCTCTCAAATCCGCGCGATGCTGACACCGCTTCAATTCAAAGTGACGCAGGAAGAGGGGACCGAAAGACCGTTTAAGAATGCTTATTGGAATCATAAAAAAGAGGGCATCTACGTTGATATTGTTTCTGGAGAACCTCTCTTTAGCTCGAAGGATAAATTTGTGTCGGGTACAGGTTGGCCATCGTTTGTGCGCCCTTTAGTCCCAGAGCATGTTACCGAGCACCGCGACGCATCCTTTTTTAGCGTGCGAACGGAGGTTCGTTCGGCCTACGGGGACTCTCACCTTGGCCATGTTTTCAATGATGGTCCGAAACCAACAGGTTTAAGGTACTGCATCAATTCTGCAAGTTTAAG
The sequence above is a segment of the Deltaproteobacteria bacterium genome. Coding sequences within it:
- the msrB gene encoding peptide-methionine (R)-S-oxide reductase MsrB; protein product: MVFTAFGAAVCLLAVGMSSAQAAKDGFSEKGEQKATFAGGCFWCMEPPFENIGGVKSVISGYTGGPEVNPTYREVAGGKTGHTEAVQITYDANLVSFDKLLDIFWRSMDPTDPHGQFADRGTQYRPGIFFHNEGQQAKALASKVSLEKSGVFSKPIRVEITEFTVFYPAEEYHQDYYRKNESHYKRYRRGSGREGFLKRVWKDQKKKSIRYVKPDVSQIRAMLTPLQFKVTQEEGTERPFKNAYWNHKKEGIYVDIVSGEPLFSSKDKFVSGTGWPSFVRPLVPEHVTEHRDASFFSVRTEVRSAYGDSHLGHVFNDGPKPTGLRYCINSASLRFVPVDELAAAGYEEFSKFFR
- a CDS encoding TldD/PmbA family protein — encoded protein: MSSTNREILDSVIKIAKDKNVDADVILTQEEQLGLKADRGELSEYKVTSSRCVGIRVVQGDQVGTSYSESVEPSSLETMVQTAIENAGYAKEDPNEKICANDQKIADWSSRTCLEDEATVEEKVALTLALESGLEGRDIPAKAPYNAFSEINYEISMANTLGHTCSHQERQVSCYTYALLDQEGQQSMHLGYEVGRQFQELSAQRVTDEAYETAKDLLTGTPVSTGAYEVVFTTDCLNDLLSAFGMCWSGQSAMKGLNPLREKIGETIAHSEFSLFDDPSVDGGFALQAFDSEGFATVRTPIVEAGKLSTFLHNSATANFFGTANTANAARGTKSALSVSPSHLCIGTGSQTEKDLKSGTYLELVSLQGVHSGANAISGDFSFGASGFLHENGERKQAVRGVTVAGNFYKMLQEISAIGDTTHSDHSRSFFAPLIRFDKLSVAGA
- a CDS encoding TldD/PmbA family protein; amino-acid sequence: MLNSSVAQAVIDRGLFLGADFVDLFVENQKITEVELLSSKIEKINSGIDFGVGIRMVVGRSVLYGYTNHTAQEELLRVISLIAAQLDDKGEKRSTQFTKQNLADRHPVQHPLSASSNIDSKVDFLKRMDVSARAEHNHIQQFIGRVLQREQAVEIFNSDGLHAQDVRHYCRIAATAVAEDSGLQSSGYVAPGALQGWEFNTGHDAADLAQQAAKQALIKLHADDCPSGEMPVVIGNGFGGVIFHEACGHLLETTSVEKKASVFHDKMGEMIANPVVSAVDDGLLENAWGSINIDDEGMPTKRTQLIKDGKLTSFMVDRVGAMKTGFEATGSGRRQSYKFAPASRMRNTFIEAGDSNLDEMLASVEHGIYAKKMGGGSVQPGTGEFNFNVQEGYLIKNGKIAGPLKSATLISTGPKVLKEISMVGSDLELAAGMCGSVSGAVPTTVGQPALKVDKILVGGQS